A single Phoenix dactylifera cultivar Barhee BC4 chromosome 1, palm_55x_up_171113_PBpolish2nd_filt_p, whole genome shotgun sequence DNA region contains:
- the LOC103702615 gene encoding uncharacterized protein LOC103702615 isoform X3 — protein MQFHAGGVNDTNSCTSMSGQKLYTSHTSRCSTDTSQASNCSTDRDAGLLLCRVCHSAESDRRGDAALGFLDIIPPSQEILEINKNEDEVPKRIAEKDEDSKNCGRVPGFIEFISPEGEIFVCSTDVESGSYHHQDMLIELGCSCKNDLALAHYACALKWFISHGSTTCEICGNVAKNVRPADFRKIMASLKDYEALRERTATGELTHVPTETASDVDPDAIAAIRRQRLSEISLWFNPQSHAITVSQEIVEELPDNPTENVVPDNPTTKWAIEFTGILVATGLLTVTLAWLIAPHVGKKTAKNGLHILLGGICALTVVIFLRFFILYLKIGLH, from the exons ATGCAGTTTCATGCTGGTGGAGTGAATGATACAAATTCATGCACTTCCATGAGTGGTCAGAAGTTATATACGTCACATACATCAAGATGTAGCACAGATACATCACAGGCATCAAATTGTAGCACAGATAGGGATGCAGGTCTCTTGCTTTGTCGGGTGTGCCATAGTGCAGAATCAGACAGAAGGGGGGATGCTGCCTTAGGTTTCTTGGACATTATCCCCCCATCACAAGAAATTTTAGAAATCAACAAAAATGAAGATGAGGTTCCCAAGAGAATTGCTGAAAAGGATGAAGATTCCAAGAATTGCGGAAGGGTTCCTGGATTTATAGAGTTCATAAGCCCTGAAGGGGAGATATTTGTTTGTAGCACTGATGTAGAATCAGGCTCATATCATCACCAAGACATGCTAATTGAACTAGGATGTTCCTGCAAAAATGATCTTGCTCTTGCACACTATGCCTGTGCATTGAAGTGGTTTATAAGCCATGGATCCACTACATGTGAGATATGTGGAAATGTTGCTAAAAATGTAAGGCCTGCAGATTTCAGAAAGATCATGGCTTCCTTGAAGGATTATGAAGCATTAAGGGAGAGGACAGCTACGGGGGAGCTTACACATGTACCTACTGAGACAGCTTCAGATGTAGATCCTGATGCTATTGCTGCTATCCGAAGACAAAGACTAAGCGAGATATCATTGTGGTTCAATCCTCAAAGTCATGCCATAACAGTTTCACAAGAAATTGTAGAAGAGTTGCCTGATAACCCAACAGAAAATGTGGTACCTGATAATCCAACAACTAAATGGGCTATCGAGTTTACAGGAATTTTAGTTGCTACTGGCCTTCTTACAGTTACCCTTGCATGGTTAATTGCTCCTCATGTTGGAAAG AAAACTGCAAAAAATGGTCTTCACATTCTTCTTGGAGGTATATGCGCCTTGACAGTTGTGATCTTCCTTCGGTTT TTCATTTTATATCTTAAAATTGGTTTGCATTAA
- the LOC103702614 gene encoding NAC domain-containing protein 48-like → MNQAARSEREGEMSGGDLRLPPGFRFHPTDEELVMHYLCRKCAALPLAVPIIADIDLYKFDPWQLPGLASYGEKEWYFFSPRERKYPNGSRPNRAAGSGYWKATGADKPIGTPKPVAIKKALVFYTGKAPKGEKTNWIMHEYRLADVDRSARKSNSLRLDDWVLCRIYNKKGGGDQKAAGSRMAGLPEPEPEPERKPVFAQHVSELGYFDPAESMPRLRTDSSCSEHVLSPEVAWEREVQSQPRAAWSQREKALEVPVTNEGATASAGGVEFFPQLEPVSLEPGFRDQFQDILMYLGKPF, encoded by the exons ATGAATCAGGCGGCGAGGagcgaaagagagggagagatgagCGGCGGAGATCTGCGGCTGCCACCAGGGTTCCGCTTCCATCCGACGGACGAGGAGCTCGTGATGCACTACCTCTGCCGGAAATGCGCCGCCCTGCCCCTCGCCGTGCCCATCATCGCCGATATCGACCTCTATAAGTTCGACCCCTGGCAGCTTCCTG GGCTGGCTTCGTATGGGGAGAAGGAGTGGTATTTCTTCTCGCCGAGGGAGAGGAAGTATCCGAacgggtcgaggccgaaccggGCGGCCGGGTCGGGGTACTGGAAAGCGACCGGGGCAGACAAGCCGATCGGGACGCCCAAGCCGGTGGCGATAAAGAAGGCATTGGTTTTCTACACGGGGAAGGCGCCCAAAGGGGAGAAGACCAACTGGATCATGCACGAGTACCGGCTCGCCGACGTCGACCGCTCTGCCCGCAAAAGCAACAGCCTCCGG CTGGACGATTGGGTTCTGTGCCGGATCTACAACAAGAAAGGCGGCGGGGACCAGAAGGCGGCCGGTTCGAGGATGGCTGGGCTGCCGGAGCCGGAGCCGGAGCCGGAGCGGAAGCCGGTGTTCGCCCAGCACGTGTCGGAGCTGGGGTACTTTGACCCGGCGGAGTCGATGCCGAGGCTGCGCACGGACTCGAGCTGCTCGGAGCACGTGCTGTCGCCGGAGGTCGCGTGGGAGAGGGAGGTCCAGAGCCAGCCCCGGGCGGCGTGGAGCCAGCGGGAGAAGGCCCTCGAGGTTCCGGTTACCAACGAGGGTGCTACTGCCTCGGCCGGCGGGGTCGAGTTCTTTCCCCAGCTCGAACCGGTCTCGCTTGAACCGGGTTTCAGAGACCAGTTCCAGGACATCCTCATGTATCTGGGCAAGCCCTTCTGA
- the LOC103702615 gene encoding uncharacterized protein LOC103702615 isoform X2 — MQFHAGGVNDTNSCTSMSGQKLYTSHTSRCSTDTSQASNCSTDRDAGLLLCRVCHSAESDRRGDAALGFLDIIPPSQEILEINKNEDEVPKRIAEKDEDSKNCGRVPGFIEFISPEGEIFVCSTDVESGSYHHQDMLIELGCSCKNDLALAHYACALKWFISHGSTTCEICGNVAKNVRPADFRKIMASLKDYEALRERTATGELTHVPTETASDVDPDAIAAIRRQRLSEISLWFNPQSHAITVSQEIVEELPDNPTENVVPDNPTTKWAIEFTGILVATGLLTVTLAWLIAPHVGKKTAKNGLHILLGGICALTVVIFLRFVVLSRIKYGPARYWAILFIFWFLVFGVWASRTHHARST, encoded by the exons ATGCAGTTTCATGCTGGTGGAGTGAATGATACAAATTCATGCACTTCCATGAGTGGTCAGAAGTTATATACGTCACATACATCAAGATGTAGCACAGATACATCACAGGCATCAAATTGTAGCACAGATAGGGATGCAGGTCTCTTGCTTTGTCGGGTGTGCCATAGTGCAGAATCAGACAGAAGGGGGGATGCTGCCTTAGGTTTCTTGGACATTATCCCCCCATCACAAGAAATTTTAGAAATCAACAAAAATGAAGATGAGGTTCCCAAGAGAATTGCTGAAAAGGATGAAGATTCCAAGAATTGCGGAAGGGTTCCTGGATTTATAGAGTTCATAAGCCCTGAAGGGGAGATATTTGTTTGTAGCACTGATGTAGAATCAGGCTCATATCATCACCAAGACATGCTAATTGAACTAGGATGTTCCTGCAAAAATGATCTTGCTCTTGCACACTATGCCTGTGCATTGAAGTGGTTTATAAGCCATGGATCCACTACATGTGAGATATGTGGAAATGTTGCTAAAAATGTAAGGCCTGCAGATTTCAGAAAGATCATGGCTTCCTTGAAGGATTATGAAGCATTAAGGGAGAGGACAGCTACGGGGGAGCTTACACATGTACCTACTGAGACAGCTTCAGATGTAGATCCTGATGCTATTGCTGCTATCCGAAGACAAAGACTAAGCGAGATATCATTGTGGTTCAATCCTCAAAGTCATGCCATAACAGTTTCACAAGAAATTGTAGAAGAGTTGCCTGATAACCCAACAGAAAATGTGGTACCTGATAATCCAACAACTAAATGGGCTATCGAGTTTACAGGAATTTTAGTTGCTACTGGCCTTCTTACAGTTACCCTTGCATGGTTAATTGCTCCTCATGTTGGAAAG AAAACTGCAAAAAATGGTCTTCACATTCTTCTTGGAGGTATATGCGCCTTGACAGTTGTGATCTTCCTTCGGTTT GTTGtactatcaagaatcaagtaTGGACCAGCGCGCTATTGggcaatcttgttcatattctGGTTTCTTGTTTTTGGAGTTTGGGCTTCTCGTACCCATCATGCCCGCTCCACATGA
- the LOC103702615 gene encoding uncharacterized protein LOC103702615 isoform X1 has protein sequence MQFHAGGVNDTNSCTSMSGQKLYTSHTSRCSTDTSQASNCSTDRDAGLLLCRVCHSAESDRRGDAALGFLDIIPPSQEILEINKNEDEVPKRIAEKDEDSKNCGRVPGFIEFISPEGEIFVCSTDVESGSYHHQDMLIELGCSCKNDLALAHYACALKWFISHGSTTCEICGNVAKNVRPADFRKIMASLKDYEALRERTATGELTHVPTETASDVDPDAIAAIRRQRLSEISLWFNPQSHAITVSQEIVEELPDNPTENVVPDNPTTKWAIEFTGILVATGLLTVTLAWLIAPHVGKKTAKNGLHILLGGICALTVVIFLRFQNFAQDIGLLRVTCLVHQLDIGGNASGKHSGKEHVESKLRIGKGIGSGSWLGKGLRLAISKPCFCRHWLIILYGLQLNLLC, from the exons ATGCAGTTTCATGCTGGTGGAGTGAATGATACAAATTCATGCACTTCCATGAGTGGTCAGAAGTTATATACGTCACATACATCAAGATGTAGCACAGATACATCACAGGCATCAAATTGTAGCACAGATAGGGATGCAGGTCTCTTGCTTTGTCGGGTGTGCCATAGTGCAGAATCAGACAGAAGGGGGGATGCTGCCTTAGGTTTCTTGGACATTATCCCCCCATCACAAGAAATTTTAGAAATCAACAAAAATGAAGATGAGGTTCCCAAGAGAATTGCTGAAAAGGATGAAGATTCCAAGAATTGCGGAAGGGTTCCTGGATTTATAGAGTTCATAAGCCCTGAAGGGGAGATATTTGTTTGTAGCACTGATGTAGAATCAGGCTCATATCATCACCAAGACATGCTAATTGAACTAGGATGTTCCTGCAAAAATGATCTTGCTCTTGCACACTATGCCTGTGCATTGAAGTGGTTTATAAGCCATGGATCCACTACATGTGAGATATGTGGAAATGTTGCTAAAAATGTAAGGCCTGCAGATTTCAGAAAGATCATGGCTTCCTTGAAGGATTATGAAGCATTAAGGGAGAGGACAGCTACGGGGGAGCTTACACATGTACCTACTGAGACAGCTTCAGATGTAGATCCTGATGCTATTGCTGCTATCCGAAGACAAAGACTAAGCGAGATATCATTGTGGTTCAATCCTCAAAGTCATGCCATAACAGTTTCACAAGAAATTGTAGAAGAGTTGCCTGATAACCCAACAGAAAATGTGGTACCTGATAATCCAACAACTAAATGGGCTATCGAGTTTACAGGAATTTTAGTTGCTACTGGCCTTCTTACAGTTACCCTTGCATGGTTAATTGCTCCTCATGTTGGAAAG AAAACTGCAAAAAATGGTCTTCACATTCTTCTTGGAGGTATATGCGCCTTGACAGTTGTGATCTTCCTTCGGTTT CAAAACTTTGCCCAGGATATTGGATTGCTCCGTGTGACTTGCCTAGTTCATCAACTGGACATTGGAGGAAATGCAAGTGGGAAGCATAGTGGCAAGGAGCATGTGGAGTCAAAGCTCAGGATTGGTAAAGGAATAGGAAGCGGATCTTGGCTGGGGAAGGGGTTGAGATTGGCAATATCAAAACCTTGCTTTTGTCGACATTGGTTGATAATATTATATGGCTTACAGTTAAATCTACTGTGCTAG